One Malus sylvestris chromosome 14, drMalSylv7.2, whole genome shotgun sequence DNA segment encodes these proteins:
- the LOC126600788 gene encoding 2-hydroxy-palmitic acid dioxygenase mpo1-like, whose product MGRTGLFDLESHFAFYGAYHSNPVNILIHTLFVWPIFFTSLVLFYFTPSLYNFPNGFCLNLGFVFTVIYAGFYVCLDKKAGSVAALLCVLCWVQSTLLASRLGFSVSWKVVLAAQLFCWTGQFIGHGVFEKRAPALLDNLVQAFLMAPFFVLLECLQSVFGYEPYPGFHASVEEKVEAQIKEWRDKKQKKIT is encoded by the exons ATGGGGAGGACTGGATTGTTCGATCTGGAAAGTCACTTCGCCTTCTATGGCGCTTACCACAGCAACCCAGTTAACATTTTGATCCACACTCTGTTTGTGTGGCCGATTTTCTTCACCTCTCTGGTTCTCTTCTACTTCACACCTTCTCTCTACAATTTCCCGAATGGTTTCTGTTtgaatttagggtttgttttcaCTGTGATCTATGCTGGGTTTTATGTGTGCTTGGATAAGAAAGCTGGGTCTGTTGCTGCTCTGCTCTGTGTTCTCTGCTGGGTTCAATCCACCCTGCTTGCTAGCCGTCTTGGGTTTTCTGTGTCATGGAAG GTTGTGTTGGCTGCTCAGTTGTTCTGTTGGACTGGACAGTTCATAGGCCATGGGGTGTTCGAG AAACGAGCACCAGCTCTTTTGGACAACCTTGTTCAAGCATTTCTAATGGCTCCTTTCTTTGTGCTGCTTGAG TGTCTTCAATCGGTATTCGGCTACGAACCGTATCCAGGGTTTCATGCAAGTGTGGAAGAAAAGGTAGAAGCTCAGATCAAGGAGTGGAGGgacaagaaacaaaagaaaatcacTTAG
- the LOC126600934 gene encoding NAC domain-containing protein 100-like — MENVPAGIVEEDDQIDLPPGFRFHPTDEELISHYLHKKVIDTSFSCKAMGEVDLNKSEPWQLPRKAKMGEKEWYFFCVRDRKYPTGLRTNRATEAGYWKATGKDKEIYSAKSLVGMKKTLVFYKGRAPKGEKSNWVMHEYRLDGKFAVHNLPKTAKNEWVICRVFEKNSGGKKTHISGFVTLASLGNEIGSSGLPPLMDSSPYSAPKAKPASESHYVPCFSNPDPTDVQRNQGNIADYMNNNPLFGVSSNSSNFFPRIPFPNSFYSAHNAPLSTSFKFPGSDILQDQSILRALLENNAANMRQQSYKTERELVSVSQETGLTSDMNAEISSVMSNLEMATRPYGDQDPPAAAAGLDNFWNY; from the exons ATGGAAAACGTTCCAGCTGGGATTGTTGAGGAGGATGATCAGATCGATTTGCCACCCGGGTTTCGCTTCCATCCAACCGATGAAGAGCTTATTTCCCACTACTTGCACAAGAAGGTTATTGATACCAGCTTCTCTTGTAAAGCCATGGGGGAGGTGGACTTGAACAAGTCAGAGCCTTGGCAATTGCCTC GGAAAGCGAAAATGGGAGAAAAGGAGTGGTACTTTTTCTGTGTGAGAGACAGAAAGTACCCAACTGGTCTGAGGACTAACAGGGCGACCGAAGCCGGATACTGGAAGGCCACAGGGAAAGATAAGGAGATCTACAGTGCAAAATCTCTGGTTGGGATGAAGAAAACCTTGGTTTTCTACAAAGGAAGAGCCCCGAAAGGAGAAAAAAGTAACTGGGTTATGCATGAATATAGATTGGATGGTAAATTCGCTGTTCACAACCTCCCCAAAACTGCAAAG AATGAATGGGTGATTTGCAGAGTTTTTGAAAAGAATTCTGGTGGCAAGAAAACCCATATTTCTGGATTTGTGACTTTGGCTTCTCTCGGAAATGAAATTGGTTCTTCTGGCCTACCACCATTGATGGATTCTTCGCCCTACAGCGCTCCCAAGGCCAAACCTGCTTCTGAGTCCCATTACGTGCCCTGCTTCTCCAACCCTGATCCCACTGATGTTCAAAGAAACCAAGGGAATATTGCTGATTACATGAACAACAATCCTCTCTTTGGTGTTTCGTCAAACTCTTCCAACTTTTTCCCAAGAATCCCATTTCCCAATTCATTCTACTCTGCTCATAATGCTCCCCTTTCGACAAGTTTCAAATTCCCCGGTTCGGATATACTGCAAGATCAGTCCATCCTGAGGGCCTTGTTAGAAAACAATGCTGCAAACATGAGGCAGCAGAGCTACAAAACAGAGAGGGAACTAGTGAGTGTGTCCCAAGAAACCGGCCTCACAAGCGATATGAACGCTGAAATCTCTTCAGTCATGTCCAATCTTGAAATGGCAACAAGGCCATATGGTGATCAAGATCCTCCAGCTGCAGCAGCAGGCCTGgataatttttggaattattaa